The Clostridia bacterium DNA segment GTCTCCGCTATGAGCATTAGTTTTTCTCTAGTTTCTACAATATGCAATTTTTCCTTTTCGGATTTAGCAATTAATACTACAAATCTTTTAAGACCTTTACCAACTAAGAAATCAAAACAAACATCTCTAGAATACTGTTTTTGATTGATTGTCTGAATCACACTTTTTTGGCCTGCTCCACCAAGGTAGTGATATCCTGCCTCTTCTAGAATTGCCAGGGCCTTAAGGCTTTTACGTGATGAAGTCTTAATAAAGGCACTACGTCTGACTCCTAGCATTTTTGAAATTATATAGCCTAATAAAGTAACTGTCATAATTACAAGTATAATTATGCCATCCGTTGCTCTCATTGTATCACTTCCTTAACTTCTTAGCCTCATTTATAACGCTTTGAATTTTAGAATCCAGATCCAGTTTTTCATTATTTTGATGGTTCTTCACCAAATACAATAAATATTCAATATTTCCCTTAGGTCCTGTTATAGGTGAAAAACTCAAATTCTGAAATTGAAAGCCCTCTTCTTTGGAAAAATATAGTACTCGTTCGATTACTAGCTTGTGAATATCAAAATCAGATACAACGCCCTTCTTGCCAACATTTTCCTTACCAGCTTCAAACTGAGGTTTTATAAGTGCAACCATTTCTCCATCATCCTTTAGAATCCTCGCAGCAGCTGGAAATATTTTGGCTAACGAAATAAAGGAAACATCTGTTACTACTAGGTCCACCGGTTCTCCGATATCCTTTAATTCTAAATACCGGGCATTCGTACGTTCCATAACAACTACCCGGCTATCTTTTCTAAGGCTCCATGCCAATTGCCCATAGCCTACATCAACAGCATATACCTTCGCAGCACCATTGATTAATGAAACATCTGTAAAGCCCCCAGTGGAAGCACCAATATCGGCAACAACCTTATCTTGCAAATCCAAATTAAATTCTGTCCTTGCTTTGTCTAATTTCAATCCACCACGACTTACAAAGGGGACGGAATTGCCACTGATGCGAATCTCGGCATTCACAGCAACTAGCGTTCCCGCTTTATCCACAACCTGGTCATTCACCAACACATTACCAGCCATGATTTCTGCTTTGGCGCGCTGTCTCGATGAAAATAAACCTCGTTCTACTAACAATTGATCTATTCTACTTTTTTCCATTTGACACTCCCATTCCTATCCTTATCTATATAGTATAGCAGATGCATCATACTAGACCAATATCAGAAATCGTCTTGAAACATAGCTACACATCCTCTATGATGGTGCTATGAAAACATCAAACATACCCTTGAAAAAAATTCTTAAGCTACTGATCTTGTTTAGCCTATTGATTGCATTTTTTTCACTAACAATAAACCTCTATATACTTAAATCAACAAATAATTTAAATCATGTCCCACAATACTATAGCGCAGAAAACTCTGTAGACGCCATCATTGTACTAGGCGCTGCTATGTATAAGAGCGGTCCTTCCTTGATGCTACGAGACCGACTCGATGCAGCCATCGTACTCTATGAGGCCGGAGTCTCCGAGCGCATACTCGTCAGTGGTGACCACGGGAAAACCAGTTACAATGAAGTACAGGGTATGCGTGAATATCTACTAAATGCCGGGATAGCAGATGAGGACATCTTTATGGACCACGCTGGTTTTAATACATACAGCAGCATGTACAGGGCAAAAGATGTTTTCTTAGTGAAATCCGCCATCATCTCAACACAGGAATTTCATCTTCCACGCGCTGTATATCTGGCAAACCGTCTTGGACTTAAAGCAAATGGGGTAATCTGTGACCAGCATGATTACTTTTTCTTGGGCAGGAACAAGGCTAGAGAAATTCTCGCTCGTGTCAAGGATTGGCTGCAAGCAGAAATATTTCAACCTGAACCCCAATATCTCGGCGAACCCATAAGTATACATGGTTCAGGACTCGCAACTCACGACTAAATAACTTCAAAAAAAGGTCTCACATTGTGAGGCCTTTTTGCATCTTTCTACAGGTTTTGACAACATTTGCATCGTCTATACCAAATTTTTTTCTAAGATCTTCGGTTAAACCATGTTCAATGAATTCATCTGGCAGGGCTAAAATTTGGACCGGCAAGACACAATTCACGATTTGCAATATGCTTGCACCCAAACCATTTTCCCTACAATTTTCCTCAACTACTAAGATTGCTTTGTAATTTTTTAAGATTCTAGCAAAGGCGATTTCCGGAAATGGCTTAGCCCTTCTGACTCCCATCAAGGCTACTTCTATTCCTTGATTTTTTAGCTCCTGTTTAGCTTTAATGCATGTCATCATCGAATTACTAGCCGAGACAATCAATATATCTCCTTCTTTTCCAATCCATGTAAATTCATCCTCGATGATTTTATGCTCGCTAATCTTCGGCAGCACAACATCCCTTGGGTAACGAATCATAACTGGGCCACCATTATTTAATGCCTCTGCCATCATAAGTTCCATATCTTCTTCATCACATGGCATAAGAATCTCTAGATTTGGCACTGACTTGAATATACCAAAATCCATGATGCCTTGATGCGTTTCGCCATCTTGTCCTACCAAACCTGACCTATCGACACAGAAAACAACCGGAAGTTTCTGCATGCATACATCATGAATCACCTGATCGACTGCCCGTTGCATAAATGTAGCATAGATGGCAACAACCGGCTTCAAGCCTGCCGTGGCAAGTCCAGCTGCAAATGTCACAGCATGCTGTTCTGCAATTGCAGTATCAAAAAAACGTTCAGGATATTTTTTTTGAAAAGCACTCATTCCTGTGCCTTTTGCCATTGCTGCTGTTATAGCAACAATTTCCTGATTATGTTCTGCCTGTTTTAGCAACTGCTCTGAAAAGCTTTGGGTAAATGTTTTCCGGTTTTTGGGTTCCATCTTACCATCTTCGATATGAAAGGCCCCTACCCCATGGAATTTCTCAGGATTTTTCACGGCCGGAGTATAGCCACGCCCTTTTTGGGTGACTACGTGTAGCAATACCGGTCCCTCGAGGGATTTAATGCGTTCCAAATGATCTATTAACGCTCTGATATCATGTCCATCAATAGGTCCTAGATACGTAAAACCGAGTTCCTCAAACAAGAT contains these protein-coding regions:
- a CDS encoding 1-deoxy-D-xylulose-5-phosphate synthase; this translates as MSILETIDGPEQLRKLNITQLEQLAEEIRQEIIFSVSKTGGHLASSLGTVEITLAWHYVFSSPKDQVIWDVGHQSYAHKLITGRKDQFCTLRQLGGLSGFPKRCESEHDIFETGHSATSISAAMGIAEANRIKGIDQNVTAVIGDGALTGGMAFEAINHAGHKNTNFLVILNDNEMSIDNNVGALSNYLVRARTGSMYLSTKRGVASWIEKIPVIGKPVRHGIERLKDGLKYFFISGILFEELGFTYLGPIDGHDIRALIDHLERIKSLEGPVLLHVVTQKGRGYTPAVKNPEKFHGVGAFHIEDGKMEPKNRKTFTQSFSEQLLKQAEHNQEIVAITAAMAKGTGMSAFQKKYPERFFDTAIAEQHAVTFAAGLATAGLKPVVAIYATFMQRAVDQVIHDVCMQKLPVVFCVDRSGLVGQDGETHQGIMDFGIFKSVPNLEILMPCDEEDMELMMAEALNNGGPVMIRYPRDVVLPKISEHKIIEDEFTWIGKEGDILIVSASNSMMTCIKAKQELKNQGIEVALMGVRRAKPFPEIAFARILKNYKAILVVEENCRENGLGASILQIVNCVLPVQILALPDEFIEHGLTEDLRKKFGIDDANVVKTCRKMQKGLTM
- a CDS encoding TlyA family RNA methyltransferase; translated protein: MEKSRIDQLLVERGLFSSRQRAKAEIMAGNVLVNDQVVDKAGTLVAVNAEIRISGNSVPFVSRGGLKLDKARTEFNLDLQDKVVADIGASTGGFTDVSLINGAAKVYAVDVGYGQLAWSLRKDSRVVVMERTNARYLELKDIGEPVDLVVTDVSFISLAKIFPAAARILKDDGEMVALIKPQFEAGKENVGKKGVVSDFDIHKLVIERVLYFSKEEGFQFQNLSFSPITGPKGNIEYLLYLVKNHQNNEKLDLDSKIQSVINEAKKLRK
- a CDS encoding YdcF family protein — encoded protein: MKTSNIPLKKILKLLILFSLLIAFFSLTINLYILKSTNNLNHVPQYYSAENSVDAIIVLGAAMYKSGPSLMLRDRLDAAIVLYEAGVSERILVSGDHGKTSYNEVQGMREYLLNAGIADEDIFMDHAGFNTYSSMYRAKDVFLVKSAIISTQEFHLPRAVYLANRLGLKANGVICDQHDYFFLGRNKAREILARVKDWLQAEIFQPEPQYLGEPISIHGSGLATHD